CCCCTCCATCAGACCCGCTTTCGCCGCGTCACAGTTATCGCTGATTTGGCTCATCACGACTCCGCCATCTTCTTGACTGACTCCGAACGCGCTGAACGCCTCGCCCTCGAGCGATTGAACTTTTGCGCCCAACCAAAAAACAGGCATCACACGGCTGGGTTGGCTGCGATCGGCTCGCGACGGGGGCGACGCTGCGTTGACTTCAAGGCTCGGAATGACCGGGGCCGCGGCGATCGCTTTGAGTGAGGGTTTCTTGACACCAAACTGGTCCATTGGGAAGTTCTTAAATCCGATCGCCAAAGCGGGTGAACCCTCCTGCACACGAAAGTCGCCTCGGAGGGGATCGACAAACACCGGGTCCGCGGCAATGGAGTTCACGTCCCAACCGAATTCTGCGTAGCGATCCTTTGCTTCGGCGTCGGTGGAATAGAAAAGGTTGCCATCAATGCGTTTTCCCTTGGCATTATCATTCGGCATCCGAGCGCCACGGGCGGCGGCCATGAACAAGTTGCCATACACTTCATCGCCGCTGTGGTTGTACCACACGTGCGGGTGAAAGCCGTTGTTGACGGTGATGTTGTTCCAAGCCCGGCGCCGGAACCCTTCACGCAGTTTTAGCCCGCCGGAGAGTAGCAAATTATTGTAGATGTCGTAGTTGGACGAACCATCGTCGAGGTCGATGTCCCAGCCATGATCGCATCGCCAGCGACTGTTGCGAATCACGGTTGTTTCAACCGCGTCGAGAAATGGCAGCGTCGGATCCTCGTCAATTGCCGTTTGGCTTGCGGATCGATCGCTGCGCCAATAGCGATCTCGCCCCCATGAATTGAACGAACCATGATCATGAGTTTCTTGCACGGTGTCGAACACATCACATCGTTCGATTAGGTGTCCGCCCCAAGCTCCATCACCGATGTTGATACCGGCACGGGCGCAATCGTAGATGGAACAATCGCGAACCGTGATCCGACGGGCCATCTCGATTTGGACGCCGGCAGGCTGCCGTTCCACGCGACCGATGCCGTGAATCAGACAGTCGGCGACCATCGAATCGGCGGGATAATTGTTGGTCTTGGGGCCCGGTGTGCGGTCAATCTTGGACAGATCGTTCTTTTCACCATATTGGAACAGGGGATCGCGCACGGCGTTGGGATCTCCGACAAAGCAGATGCCGCTGGCACCGGTATCGTGAATATGGCACCCCTTCACCAGCAGTCGCCGGTTGTAATTGCTGGCGAATATCGCGTTTCCCCCAACTTGATCAAACTCACAATCGAGCAGTTGAACGTTTTCCGTTCCTGTTAACAAAAACGCCCCGCCACGATAGATCGTCCAGTCGCTACGGAGCATGGGCTCCATCGTCAGCATGAACGTCCGTGCGGCATGGCGAATCACGAACCCGCTTAGCGTGATGAACTTGGCGGGATGCGGTTCGTCGCCGCGAAACTCGATCAAATGTCGCAGTCGCACGACCTCGACGGTTGCATTGGCCAAATCCGTGCCCGGCTCAGGCTGATAGTACAGCGTGTTGGCCTCGGCATGGTGATACCATTCGTTGGGCCCGTCGAGTTCTTCGAAAATGTTCTCGACCATACGGAACTCTTTGTGCATGCCCATTTGACGGTTGTTCTGCCAGCCGCCTTCATAGATCACTTCACCCTCATCGTTCTTGCCGGTGATGCGGTAGTGATATCCGCCCCATCGAGCGCGGTGCATGGCGTGGATGTATCCGCCTTGGGGATTCGCCCAATTGGCAGCCCGCTGTTGGGAAAACGCGTCGGCCGCAAAGCCCTGGTAGGCTTCCGTCTTCTTGGTTGCGTCGAAGTTTGGATAGCGAGCCATACGCTGGTTCTTGCCGTCCACGAACAGTTGGTCAATGACCAATCCCGGTTGGGTCTGGGCCATGAAGATGCCATCACGATACGGTTTCCAAGTCAATTCGAGTCTTGACCCACCGCTGAGGACCGCGCCGCCCTCGTTGTCCGCTTGGTAACGAACGGGAGCATCCGAGGAACCGGAATCGGCTTCTGTGAAGACGAGTGTCTCCGGCAAATAATAGACCCCATCGGCAACATGAACCGTCACGGGTTCGGTGCCAGCGTAGGATCGAGCCAGGGTTTGTACTCTTTTCAGCGAGGCAACCGGTGCCCTTTTCGTACCTCGATTCGAATCGTTTCCGGTCGGGCTGACGTAGAGGTCCATCGCGGCCGTCGCCCTCATGCCAAACGCGATCAGCAACAGCAAGGCGACAAGTGTTTTGCTTGAATTCATGGGTGGGGCTCTTAAGGTGTTGTCGCTTCTCGGCAAAGGACCGAAACGGCCTTTGCAATGTGCGCTGCGATGATCGCGTTTCCGGCGTTGCTAGGATGCACGCCATCGTTGCTAAGCCATTCCGGGTCATTCGTCAGCAGCGACTGTAGATCGACGAGAGGCACATCGCATTTTTTGGCGACGTCGGCTGCGGCGGCTTGATAGCGGGCGACTAACGCGGGCAAACCGCCGGACTGTTCGAAAGCGTTGCGATCGTGCCGGGTGAAATAGGGACCGGGATCAATTGGCGGCAGCGTGCACAGCACCACTTTGGATCCGGCACCACGGCAATCGTTGATGATCGCCGTCAAGTTATCCTTGTACTTGTCCACGGGGACGAATGCTCTTTCGCTGTCGATCCTCATATCATTCGTTCCAAACAAGATGACGACGACCTCGGGTGAGTGATCCAAGACGTCGCTTTGGACGCGCCGCAGCGCCTGCGAAGTCGTATTGCCTGCGACTCCCGCATTGATGCTGTCAACGTCCACCAGACCACTCAAAATCTTGGGATAGCCCCGCTTGGTAATGCTGTCTCCGAAACAAACGACCTTGGGTCGTGATCGTGCATCCCTCGTTTGCACGTTGCAAATCGCCTCGGCGTAGCGTTGGCCGAGCAGCAGTTGGCTCGGCGCGTCAAAATGGGTGCCTTCATCCCAAGTGGTTGTGTCGTCGGACGAAACGAATCCGACTCTGGGACCGCTGGTACCCACCGCCCGAATCGCGGCACGAACATTGTCGCGTTTACGGTTGTCGAAAACTTCGCCAACGATGACGGGCAAGTCGGCAACACCGAGGTCTTCACGAATACGGATGATCAATTGATCCAGTCGCTGCTGATAGTCTTTGACGCTGGATTTTGAATCGGATTCACCTTGATGCCACAACAAACCGCGCAGCGTGTAGGTTTCACCTCGCTGTGTGAGTTGATTGGTGGCCAACCGAATGGTCTCGATAAAATCCCGATAGCGAGGTCCCTGAGAGTCAGGATCCCCTTGGCTGCCTGGGTTCCAATCGGTTCGCAAGCTGGTGCCACCCTTGGAACCCTTGATCAACGCCAGTTTTTTTAGCGGCTGACCGTCCAACATGGCTCGGGCAAATCCAAGTTCCGGGCCGAAGGTTTGCGACGGCAAGGTCCCTTCGTATTTTGGCGGAATGCTGTATCCCGGGCCGAGCGGTTTCCAGCCCTCGCTCGTGTGCGGCAAGTTGCGATAGAAAATGATGGCGTGCTCAAACGGCTGACGCTGTTCCGCCGGCAAGTCGGATGCTTGTCCACGCCCGTCCATGTTCGACTGGCCCGCCAGCAAGTAGACATCGTAAGAGGCCGCCGCTGCGATGTTGCAGCCGAGCAGCAGCCCAGCCAGAGATACGTAGACCAACCATCGATTGCAAATCGAGCGTTGCCTTGTCAAGGTTCTAAGGCTGCTCGGAAAACAGAGGGCATCGCGACCTTTGAGGTACTCGGCTTTCGTTTTGATGAAGTCGCTCCTGGTCAATGTTTGCCCTTTTCTATCACAATATCCTCGACGTCATTCCTGGCGGCTGGACCGTCCGTGCTACGTCCACGATTCACATCCGATTCAAGCTGAGCCAGTAATCGCTTCGCCACCGCTGGCTCGGATGTGTACAAGTTGTTGGTTTCATGCGGGTCGATTTCCATATCATAAAGCTGAGCGATTGGGGCATCGTCAGCGACTTCGTTTTCTCTCGGTGAAGTCCAACCTCCTGACCCTTTTGCGAGTAACAATTTCCATTTGCCCTGCCGATAGGCAAAATAACCACCGATTGAATGGTGGATGACGCCTGCTCGTGTCGAGTCAATTTTCTTTCCTGACAACGCGGATAGAAAACTGACGCTATCTTCGCCAGCACCATTCGGTAACTCACTGCCCATCAGCTGAGCACACGTGGCCATCAAGTCAATTTGGCAGATCAATTGGTCAGACGATGTGCCCGGTTTCACCTTGGATGGCCATCGAACGATGAACGGAACGCGATGCCCGCCATCCCAAAGGTCTGCCTTCGAACCCCGAAAATGTGCACTCGGGAAGTGTCCTTTGGATTGCAGATCTTTGATACCCGCCGCTTTGGAACAGCCGTTGTCACTCGTCATGATCACGATGGTATTTTCGCTTAGGCCTGCTTGATCAATGGCGTTGACGATCTCGCCGACAACGGCATCGGTTTGCATCACGAAATCGCCGTACTTGCCCAACACGCTCTTTCCCTGCCAATCCTTCGACGGCAGAATCGGTGTGTGGGGTGACGTGAAGGGTACGTAAGCGAAGAACGGCGTTGAGTCCTTTTGTCGCTTGATGAACTCGACCGCTTTACGGCCGATCATGGGCAACACGTCGATCGCCTCGAAGTCCGGTTCGGCCGGGCCTTTGCGATTGAATGCCTTTGTTGCCGTGCCGCGTCCAACGAAACGGTCGTTTTCGATATAGATATACGGCGGCATATCCAACGAGGCGGAAATGCCAAAGAAGTAGTCGAATCCTCGCGTGACGGGGCCGTTGTGGATTTGCGAATCCCAATCAATGTTCTGGGGATTGTTGCCCTTCACGGGCGTGTCGTCGATCCGTGGCAAGTCCATCCCCAAGTGCCATTTGCCAATCCCTGCGGTTGTGTACCCGTGCTGTTTCAAATATCCAGCAACGGTCAATCGGTCCTCCGCAATCAAGGGAGCGTCAAAACCGTGCAACACCCCTTTTTGGAGCTGAGTTCGCCAGTTGTAGCGTCCGGTCAAAATGCCATAGCGTGTTGGCGTGCAAACCGACGAGCTTGTGTGAGCATCGGTAAACATCATCCCTTGTTCGGCCAACCGATCGATGTTGGGCGTTGCGATTTTGCATCGCGTTGGATTGAAGCAATGCACATCACCATAGCCAAGGTCGTCCGCAAGGATGAAGACGATGTTTGGCTTTTCCACGCTGGGTGTATCGGCGCCAACGACCGCCTCGCTATGCCACATTAGCGAGGAGGTGCACAACAGCAGCATCAAGAATCGCAGAAGCTGGCCAATACGGTGGTCGAACTTAATCATGGGAGTCTCTGCTTCGGGCGCGGTTTGGAACGTGGATCCGGTGTTGGGAAACCGGAGGGGTCAAAAGACTCGTTTGAAGTCAATCGACTTCAAGCTTGCCGATTCGAGGTCACCTTCGACGCATTTTACGAAAACGTTGTAGCGGCCCGGTTTGGGGAAATGGATCCATCCAATCGGAAACGCTTGATAGTTATGCGATGAATTCTGCTGATTTTGGATGGATTCGCCGCCTTCAATCGACACGCTCCAAACCAATCTTCCTTCGCCAGCGTACGTCAATTCGACATTGTAGTCGCCTGGTTCGAGCACATCGACTTCCCAGGATGCTTTGCCTCCTGCTTCCCATTGATGCACATGGGTGATTCCCTTCCATTCGCCGAACTTCTCCATCCACCGCTTCTCGGATTGTTCGGCGTCTTCGACGGTTGCGAATTCAGCCAAGATCTCGGTTTTGATGTCTGGATCCAACGTCCATGCCGGATCGACAACCGGCTCGGAAGCCAATTGCAATTCAATCACGGAAACCAACTCCTCTGGTGCCTGGGCAGGTACTTCCAGCACGACCCAGTCACCGGACTTGCTCCATGAAATGGGATCGTGTTCGTCGCCACGTAGCATCGTTGCGGATGTGATTTTGGTCTTCAAGTTCGGTAAATACAGTTGGCCGTTTCTTGGCCACTCAAAGACGCACAAAAACAGATTGTTGTCTTTGCGAGTCACGTCGCCCCAAGGTAAGGCGTGTTGCCAGGGTGAAGCCTGCGCTGCGTAGACCACTTGTGGGTATCGCTGAATCCAATGGCCGGAATGACGGAGCGTTTCCTTCGCACGCTCGGGTACCGCGCCGTCGCCACGTGGGCCGATGTTCAACATGTACGTTCCACCTCGGCCAACGCACGCGATCAGTCGCTTGAGGATTTCTTTGGGTGATTTCCAATATTCGTCGTACCAGGCATAGGCCCAGGAATCGTTCGTTGTATCGACGCTTTCCCACAAGCCTTCGATGTTGTGACGCGGGACTTCCATGTCTCCGAGCGTTTGATAATCGCCAAGTCCATGCCCCGCGCGACCGGAAACCATCGCGTGGGGTTGGTTCTTGTGGACGACATCGACCAATTGTTCGACGTAGTGCTTGGGCATCTTTCCAGGCGTGTCAAACCAAACGATTTCGATCGGGCCGTACTCGGTCGTGATCTCTTTGACTTGCGGCAAGCACTTCTTGACAAAGTAGTCGTCGAAGGTGGCTCGTTTGCCTTGTTCGTCAACGCCAGGGCCATTTCCGCCACCGGGGAACGTCCAGTCTTGGTTGTGTGAGTAGTAGAAGCCAAAACCTAAGCCGGCCTCACGACATGCCGTGGCCAGTTCCTTCATCGGATCTTTGTTCCAAGGTGTTGCGTCAACAATGTTGAAGTCGCAGGCTTTCGAGTGATACATCGCGAACCCATCGTGGTGTTTCGCTGTGATCACGATGTATTTCATGCCGGCATCTTTGGCAAGTTGTGCGATCTGCTTGGCGTCAAAATCCACTGGGTGAAAGGTTCCCGCCAGCCGTTTGTATTCGGGGATGGGGATGTCGGCCATGCGTTTGTTCATAATCCACTCGCCAATGCCGTAGTAGGTCTTGCCATCGACCTTGTTCCCCAACTGGGAATACAGTCCCCAGTGAATGAACATGGCATAGTTCCCCTCATCGAACAGCTGGCCACGTTCCGCGTTTTCCGCACGTAGCTTGACGACGTTCTCGCCCCATAGCTTGTCCATCGACTGGGAGCGATCGGTTGCGCTGTCTTGTGAAAAAACGTGCACCGGTTGCACCGTGAGCATGGCTATCAAGCCAAGAAAAGATAAAGTGAGTTTAAACATCGTGAAGCTTCTCGGAGGGGAGTGGATTTGTTTCGCGGAGTGTTAGTTCCGTCCGTAGAGTGGGCCGAAGTTTTCGCAGGCACGAAAGTCCGCCGCTTCCAAGTTGTCGGTTCCAAAGGCGTTCCAAGCACTTGGGCGGAACACGCGATCTTCCGCGACATTGTGCATGTAGACGGGAATCCGAAGCATCGAGGCCAAGGAAATGAATAGGTGGCCGACGTGCCCGGCGGTCATCACACAGTGGTTCGCACCCCAGTGATTCATCACTTCGTACGTCGAGGTGAACGCGCCACGTCCGGTTACCGTTGGAGCAAACCATGTTGTCGGCCAGGTCGGGTTGGTACGCTGGTCCAAAGTATCATGAACCTTTTGCGGCAGCTCAACGGTGTGGCCTTCGGCGATCTGGATTGCGGGGCCCAACCCGGCGACCAGGTTGATCCGCGTCATGGTCGCGGGCATGCCGCCCAACGTGCTGAAGCGAGAGCTTAGGCCGCCGCCTGGGAAATATTCCGTGATCGAGGGATGCCAAGTGGTCGCCTTCAAACATTCGTGGACTTCTTGATCGCTGATTTCCCAGAATGGCTTCATCGTGGGCCGACCGTCGGCGTCGGATTGTCGGCCGGTGCCGTCGAGTGTGGCGGGACCCGAATTGATCAGGTGCAATAACCCGTCGGAGGCAGCACCCTCGAGCTTGTACCCGTCACAAGCCGAGGCCACAGCATCCGGACTCCAGTAGGTCCGGAGATCGGCAAACACTTGCGCCGTGTTCGTCAGCAAATGGCCAAACAACATCGTCGCTGCATTGAGTGCGTCGTTCTCGGTTGCGACAATGTACGGAGCGCGTTTTCCGTTCCAGTCGAACGACGTATTTAAAATCGCTTCGAGGAAATCCCCATTGGGGAAATGATCCGTCCATTGGCGTTGGCCTTGAAATCCCGACGCGATCGCCTGGTGACCATGGGCCTGTTCTTGAAGGCCCATCTCGGCCAGTTTCGGATTGCCGACCATTAAGTCGCGGGCAATTAACGTCATCTTCACACAGTCGGACCATTCCTTGTCGAGTGTTTCGCGAGATCGTTTCTGGTCCTCGCTGTTGTAATCGTCTCCTTCGGGACAGTTTTCGCGGACCCAATCGAGTGCCTTCTCATACTCGGCTTGGTCGAATTGGCCCTTGTTCATTCGGCCAATGAACTCGCTCATGTCGATATCCTCGACACGCATTCCAAGCCACTTTTCCCAGAAGTTGTAATCGACCATCGAACCAGCAATGCCCATCGACGTGCCTCCCATCGACAGGTACGCCTTGCCCTTCATCAGAGCCGCGGCCAAACCGCAGCGGGTGAAGTCCAGGATTTTCGCTTGGACGTCGGCGGGCATGTTGGCGTCACCGGCGTCCTGCACATCGCGTCCGTAGATGCCGAATGCGGGGATGCCTTTTTGAGTATGACCGGCAAGAACGGCGGCCAAGTAAACCGCTCCGGGACGTTCGGTGCCGTTGAAGCCAAAGACGGCTTTGGGACGCAACGGATCCATGTCCATAGTTTCCGATCCATAGCACCAACATGGCGTTACCGTCAAGGAAACCCCAACGTTCTCGCGACGAAATTGGTCGTCACATGCCGCTGCTTCCGCCACACCACCGATACAGGTGTCTGCGATCACGCACTCGGCCGGGGCACCGTTTGGGTAGCGAATGTTGCTCGAGATCAACTCGGCAACACGCTTGGCCAAGTTCATCGTTTGCTCTTCCAACGATTCGCGAACACCACCCAGTCGACCATCGATGGTGGGACGGATGCCGACTCGAGGCAGGTCGCCTTGAAAGACGGTGGGAGAGGATGGGTTGGCGTTCATGAAAGGAGTCCTCGTTGAAGGGGAAGCGGTAAATGGGAAGTTGAGTGTTGTGATCCTTTTGGGGCACAACGACGGTCCAAACCCGGCAGGTCATCCCCGCCGGTGGCCTCGCGCCGTGACGGATCCAAAAAAATGGATTTCCTAAGCTGAAGCACACGAAATAGGGTCTTGGACGCGAATCTGGAATCGTATTATAGAGTTAAGGGAATAATATGCGACACGTCGCAACGCCATGGGTTATGATTTATCCGGAATGACAACGGTAGACGAGAATAATATGCGACATGGAGATGTGGATTTGCGACATGTTGCAGGAGGTCGCGTCGTGCGATGAGACAGAAATCACGTCCTCGAATTGCGTTGCTGGTGGAGGCGTCGCGTGCCTACGGGCGTGAGTTGTTGCGTGGCGTTTCGCTGTACGCACGCACTCAAGCGGATTGGTCCCTCTTGCATCAAGAGATGACGCTCGATTCTGAAATGCCCGAGTGGATGAGTAACACTCGGATCGATGGTGTGATCGCGCGGGTCGACACTCACACGGTGAAACCACTGCGTGCCTTGGGGGTGCCGATTGTCGACGTGCGTTGCAACCGAAAGTTTTCCGGCATTCCTCAAGTCGAGACCGACAATCAGCAAGTGGCCGAGCTCGCGTTTGAACATCTGTGGGAGCGTGGCTTTCGCCGTTTTGCTTTCTGTGGCTTTCGCTTCGCTTCGTACTCCGATGCGCGACTGCACCACTTTCGAAAATGCGTGACCAAAGCAAACGGTGAGCTTTCCGTCTATGAAACCCCGGGTAAACCGAACGACACGTTAACGGCGATCGAAAAGGCGGGAATGGTTGACTTCAAGCCTTTGTCGGAGTGGCTTTTGTCGCTGAAGCGTCCAACAGGCCTCTTTGCGTGCAATGATATTCGCGGACAACAGGTTGTGAATGCGTGTCGTACTTTAGAGATGGCGGTTCCCGACGACATTGGCATCATCGGTGTCGACGATGATGACGCGATCTGTTTGCTATGTGATCCGACACTTTCGAGTGTGCGGCCCAACGCAGAGCGTGTCGGGTTTCGTGCGGCGGAGATTTTGAATCAGATGTTGGTGGGGACACTCCCCACGGAAGAAATCGAATACGTACCTCCCCAATCGGTATGCGAACGACTTTCGACTCAAGTCGTTGCCGTCGAGGATGTCGAACTTGCGAGGGTTTGTCGATTCATTCGCCAACATGCCTGTGATGGGATCAATGTTAATGATGTTTGCGAATTCACTTCGCTATCGCGTCGTCAGCTTGAACGTCGATTTCGAGAGGAGCTTGGTCGTACACCCCACGAGCAGATCACAGCGACGCAAATCGAGCGTGTCAAGCAATTGCTTCGCGAGACCGACATGACCTTAGAGCAAATCACACCCAAGGCGGGCTATAGCCACAAAGAACGACTCAGCGCCGTGTTCAAGCGAGAAACCGGCGAACCCCCCGGCGAATATCGCCGCACCAAGAGAGGCTAGCCCGGGCGATTCGTTGGAGTGGTAGGCTATCGCCGATTGCGTGCTGGATGCTTGCTATTTGCGGCTGGGCTGTCGATAATCATTCGTCTCGGTTGCTGAGTCGGTTGAATGGGCTACCGTGATATCGGCTTGATTGGCTTGAACGAATTTCCGTTAACCATCGCGAGAGTTTCCTTGAAAAACAACTACTTTTTCCTGTTCATCCTGTCTGTTCTGTTTGTCACGCCCGCGATTGCGGAACAAAGTCCTAACATCGTTTTGATCCTGTCCGATGATCAATCTTGGACGGACTATGGGTTCATGGGGCACGAAGCGATTCAGACGCCAAATCTTGACCGACTGGCTCGCGAAAGCGCGGTCTTTCGCCGCGGGTACGTTCCCACGGCGCTGTGTCGTCCATCGTTGACGACGCTGATTACGGGGCTGTATTCTCATCAAAGCCTGATCACGGGCAATGACCCGGCGAATACACCTGAAAATCGAGCTCATGCATCACGCACCGGCAAGGACGCTCGCGAGTTACTGATCTCCAACGTTGACAATCATCCTACGGTGCCGCGTTGGTTGGCGGATCGTGACTACCTAAGTTTTCAAAGTGGTAAATGGTGGGAAGGCAGCTACGCCCGTGGCGGATTTACACACGGGATGACACGAGGGTATCCCGAGAACGGAGGCAGGCATGGTGATGATGGGTTGAAGATTGGTCGAGAAGGGATGCAACCGGTCAACGATTTTATTGATACGGCGGTCGATGCGAATAAGCCGTTCTTTTTGTGGTACGCCCCGTTCCTACCTCACACACCCCATAATCCGCCAGAACGAATTCTCGCAAAGTATCAAAAGGAAGGACGCCCGAAAACGATCGCAACGTACTATGCGATGTGTGATTGGTTTGACGAAACATGTGGCCAGTTGCTTGATCGGCTCGACGAGAAAGGAATTGCTGACAACACGCTGGTGATTTATGTCACCGACAACGGCTGGATACAGGATCCGAACAGCGGTGGTTATACGGTGCGTTCGAAACGGAGCCCGTACGAAGGCGGCACGCGAACACCGATTATGTTTCGCTGGCCTGCGAAGGTCCGACCAACGGAACGGCCGGAATTGTGCAGCAGTATCGATATCGTGCCTACGATCCTTGCCGCGGCTGGGGTGGAAGTTGCCGAAAACCTACCTGGGCTCAATCTGTTGCCTCATTTGCAAGAAGGGACACCGATCGAACGTGATGCTGTTTTTGGCGAATCCTTCGCGCATGACATTGCCGACATCCAAAAACCGCAGGCCTCGTTGCTCTATCGTTGGGTGATTCGCGGAGACGACAAATTGCTACTCACTTACGATGGCCAACCGGGAAAGATGAAGTTCCCCCCGCAAGGTGGCGAGCCGCAATTGTTCGACTTGAGAGCGGATCCGCATGAAGAGGTTAATTTGGCGTCGCAGCGACCCGAGTTGGTGAAAGAACTTAGCCAACGGCTGACGGATTGGTACCCGGTGACCGAGCGATCCGTGAACGCGGTGGCACCCCGCCGTCAAAACGCCCAATAACATAGATTGGACGCCGACTGCGCGTGTACAGGGCACCGTCTCGTTCTGGTGGTGTTAGTGCCGTGGCAGATCACTCAAATCGATCTGTGGTTTTTGTGTTGGCGTGGATTCACGTAGGAAGAACTGGTCGAGCGCAACTTGGTCAGCAAAGAAACCGCAGTGCCGAAGGAAGAAATGGTCTTCTTCGCTTCCGCCTGCGAAATCGAGCCGGTGTTGGCCTCGTGCGGTGGCGTCGCCCGTAAACCTTGCTCGCGTGATTTCATGCCACGCGCCTTCCGTATCGCAAACCCACTGATTTCCGTAGTGCGCTGACCGCGAGAGGTGGCCGTCGTTCGGGGAGAAATTCTCCAGAAAGGAATGGAATCCGGTCAGATGCTTGTCCGTTTTTGGACGCAGGAAACTGGCAATCAATCGCCATTCCTTCAATTTTTTGTCGCCAAACCATGACGTGTACTGCGTGTTCCCCTGCCCGTCCGGTTTGACTTCCGTCAAGAAACGGTAGGTCACTCCCGCCTTCCACGGGTAGACCAAATAGCTTTGGCCGCCGGAACCTTCGTTTCCAAAATCTTGTGCATGCACGCCCTTGCCCTTGGCTGGTGTGGTCACGCGGTCTTCTGATGGAATCTCCGCTGGATTGTCCGTGCGAAACGGACTCCATACCGAAAACAAGACACGACGTTCGGTGTCGCTGTTGACTTGAATGCCAAAGTAGCCTTCACCAAAACCGTTAGCCATAAAGTAAGCGCCCCTCCGATCTTGCCCG
This window of the Novipirellula artificiosorum genome carries:
- a CDS encoding L-fucose isomerase — its product is MNANPSSPTVFQGDLPRVGIRPTIDGRLGGVRESLEEQTMNLAKRVAELISSNIRYPNGAPAECVIADTCIGGVAEAAACDDQFRRENVGVSLTVTPCWCYGSETMDMDPLRPKAVFGFNGTERPGAVYLAAVLAGHTQKGIPAFGIYGRDVQDAGDANMPADVQAKILDFTRCGLAAALMKGKAYLSMGGTSMGIAGSMVDYNFWEKWLGMRVEDIDMSEFIGRMNKGQFDQAEYEKALDWVRENCPEGDDYNSEDQKRSRETLDKEWSDCVKMTLIARDLMVGNPKLAEMGLQEQAHGHQAIASGFQGQRQWTDHFPNGDFLEAILNTSFDWNGKRAPYIVATENDALNAATMLFGHLLTNTAQVFADLRTYWSPDAVASACDGYKLEGAASDGLLHLINSGPATLDGTGRQSDADGRPTMKPFWEISDQEVHECLKATTWHPSITEYFPGGGLSSRFSTLGGMPATMTRINLVAGLGPAIQIAEGHTVELPQKVHDTLDQRTNPTWPTTWFAPTVTGRGAFTSTYEVMNHWGANHCVMTAGHVGHLFISLASMLRIPVYMHNVAEDRVFRPSAWNAFGTDNLEAADFRACENFGPLYGRN
- a CDS encoding AraC family transcriptional regulator, which codes for MRQKSRPRIALLVEASRAYGRELLRGVSLYARTQADWSLLHQEMTLDSEMPEWMSNTRIDGVIARVDTHTVKPLRALGVPIVDVRCNRKFSGIPQVETDNQQVAELAFEHLWERGFRRFAFCGFRFASYSDARLHHFRKCVTKANGELSVYETPGKPNDTLTAIEKAGMVDFKPLSEWLLSLKRPTGLFACNDIRGQQVVNACRTLEMAVPDDIGIIGVDDDDAICLLCDPTLSSVRPNAERVGFRAAEILNQMLVGTLPTEEIEYVPPQSVCERLSTQVVAVEDVELARVCRFIRQHACDGINVNDVCEFTSLSRRQLERRFREELGRTPHEQITATQIERVKQLLRETDMTLEQITPKAGYSHKERLSAVFKRETGEPPGEYRRTKRG
- a CDS encoding sulfatase family protein gives rise to the protein MGYRDIGLIGLNEFPLTIARVSLKNNYFFLFILSVLFVTPAIAEQSPNIVLILSDDQSWTDYGFMGHEAIQTPNLDRLARESAVFRRGYVPTALCRPSLTTLITGLYSHQSLITGNDPANTPENRAHASRTGKDARELLISNVDNHPTVPRWLADRDYLSFQSGKWWEGSYARGGFTHGMTRGYPENGGRHGDDGLKIGREGMQPVNDFIDTAVDANKPFFLWYAPFLPHTPHNPPERILAKYQKEGRPKTIATYYAMCDWFDETCGQLLDRLDEKGIADNTLVIYVTDNGWIQDPNSGGYTVRSKRSPYEGGTRTPIMFRWPAKVRPTERPELCSSIDIVPTILAAAGVEVAENLPGLNLLPHLQEGTPIERDAVFGESFAHDIADIQKPQASLLYRWVIRGDDKLLLTYDGQPGKMKFPPQGGEPQLFDLRADPHEEVNLASQRPELVKELSQRLTDWYPVTERSVNAVAPRRQNAQ
- a CDS encoding DUF3472 domain-containing protein, producing the protein MKSVIQFLLTLPLAMTLAATSVAGSEWSVPLAGNTFRTGLDHRGGNPCNRQGMLRCSGADDVYSVFFHVDRPGNLSIAVKGRGVNGVAKLLASVDGQPRTTPLRDEAQRVYSLGQFTRSEPGYVQVDLRGDDETGNAAAELSELLVSSDTDNLTLDYVKSNQGNMFYWGRRGPSVHLGYQLPKGKQLTYAYNEVTVPIGQDRRGAYFMANGFGEGYFGIQVNSDTERRVLFSVWSPFRTDNPAEIPSEDRVTTPAKGKGVHAQDFGNEGSGGQSYLVYPWKAGVTYRFLTEVKPDGQGNTQYTSWFGDKKLKEWRLIASFLRPKTDKHLTGFHSFLENFSPNDGHLSRSAHYGNQWVCDTEGAWHEITRARFTGDATARGQHRLDFAGGSEEDHFFLRHCGFFADQVALDQFFLRESTPTQKPQIDLSDLPRH